The window aatttcaataaattatgtttgttccttgaaaacaatatttgaaGCAATATCAATGGCCATCTAATTGTCACAATGTAACATTGTTAGTTGTGTATGTTGGATCTTCAAATCTTCTAATAATTGCTTCAATTAAGTAATCTCACAACAAGATACTACTAGTGATCTAAATTCTTCCAATAAATAGGAGATTACCCGAGCAGTATGCAATATCATATGACTGATCATTGTGTGTCGTCCCCTACAAGTTGATCAATCCGCATTACATAAAGCTTCAATTAGACTTGACTACAAGCTAATAAAAATATCCCTTGATGTTGTGCTTGTTTGATATATGTCAATACTGTACATGTCACACTTAAACGGGATATCAGATGTTTTGGCCATGAACTGACTTAATAATACATGTACAACCTATATAAAGTCAGGCTATGCAATGGTTTAGTAAATTAGGAGACAACAAAATCTTTGATACGATGAAGGATCCTTCAAAGGTTCTCCACTACACTTATCTTGCCATGGAAAGAGGTCAATCAACCACCAAGAATCATCCAACCGCTAATGACAAGGATCATAAACACTAACCTTTTATATCCGTTCATCAGCAATTTTGCTCTTTCGTTTGTAAAAAGTCATCCTgcaatcatatatatttttctgttCCATTTAAAGGACAATAAAAATCACATATTACATCATTCcttgcttagttttttttttttctttttctttttttttttatttagacaAAAAGAGCAAGTAAAACAAAGAGCCAAATCCAAAAGCGTGCAAAAGGGTCCCTAGGTTTTGCCACAGCCCTTCATCATCAGGCTCATCTTCCTTCTTTAAGTTTTTGGTCCCCTGAGTCTCAATCTCTTCTTTATCCGTATGTTTCTGGGCATTGGTCTCCTGAGTCTCAACCTCTTCTTTATCCGTATGTTTCTGGGCATTGGTCCCCTGAGTCTCAACCTCTTCTTTAACCGTATGTTTCTGGGCAATGGTCCCCTGAGTCTCACCCTCTTCTTTATCCGTATGTTTCTGGGCCAGCGCCCCTTCATGTAGTGCCAAAATATGTTTCTGGGCCAGTGCCAACTTTGCCTCTTGTTCAGACAATTTGGCCCGCATTTTCTCCACCTCTGCTACCATCGTCTCCCACTTCCTTCTATATTCTACCACGTTCAAAAAAGGTCCTAAGGCCTCAATTTGCTCCCTTAACCACCCCACATTCACCTTCACCCTCTCCAGATCTTCTAGCTTTCTGTACATAAATCTAAAATCATCATGAGTCAGCTTTCGCGCTGGGTACTCTTGCATTAGTTGCATTACAGTTACCAAACCCTCTACTAGATAACCACGGAAAGCTTGATCCTTGAAGAGACAGTTTGCAGTAATGTCTCCATGCTCGGCAAAAATTTCCTCAACCATAGGTGCAATGGAGGGAGACACTGGTACACCTCGTACAAGCACTTTGGTCCCATCATCTCTATCAGACTTTGACTTTTCATGCCTTGGTTCCACTGGCATGATCGTGGAAGGAGAAACAAACGTCAGACTTGGCATGGGAGAAGGATCTACCTTGAACGTAATGGAAACCAAAGGAGAGGCTAAGGAACCCTTGTTGAAAGCAGTGACTGCACCCACGCCTGAGTCAATCTGAGGGCTTTGGGATGGAGAGAAATAAGTTGCACTCATACTTGAATTCACCTTTACGTCACTGCTCTTGCCCTGCAACTCTTCCTGAGCCTCAGGCTTGAGGTGCTTCTCCGCCCGGTCCTCTGAAAGTAAGCTTTTTTTACTAACAGTTGATGAGGCCTGCTGAGGCACTAATTGTGATTGGGGCAAATCCCCCACCTTAGCAACAACTTGGGGGACCTTTACATCACTGGTCTTCCCCTGCAACTCAGGTTTGAGGTGCTTCTCTGCCTTATTCTCTGAAGGTAAGCTTTCTCGACCAACACTTGATGAGGAAGCCCTTTCCCCACCTTGGGGCGGAGATGAGGCCTGCTGAGGCACTGATTGTGACTTGGGCAAATCCTCCACCTTAGCAACAACTTGGGGGACCTTTA of the Vitis vinifera cultivar Pinot Noir 40024 chromosome 10, ASM3070453v1 genome contains:
- the LOC100263527 gene encoding uncharacterized protein LOC100263527, encoding MESALRLHCYTLPRTPLPLRIPSSYHAANLQFSFRRSPFSPGKGFRSYPARQILGPITCAASGFRTPSRRNKANDHNMAKRVGRASFTLACVIGIIGCSFWVKQEVMAARQVGKVSYQMRSAAREGVSMRPDSATKANPQCKCYRDRRIAIQTGSESNTNANLQKSNSQVPASVPQALDKVEDLPQSKLVPPQASSPPQGGESASSSSVSRESLLSQNKAEEQLKPELQGKTIDVKVSQIDGMVEHLPLSQLVPPPQGGVRASSSNVSRESLLSENEAEKQLKPELQGQTSDVKVRQIDGIVEDLLLSLLVPPPQDGVRASSSSVSRESLLSEIGAEKPELQGKTSDVKVPQVVAKVEDLPKSQSVPQQASSPPQGGERASSSSVGRESLPSENKAEKHLKPELQGKTSDVKVPQVVAKVGDLPQSQLVPQQASSTVSKKSLLSEDRAEKHLKPEAQEELQGKSSDVKVNSSMSATYFSPSQSPQIDSGVGAVTAFNKGSLASPLVSITFKVDPSPMPSLTFVSPSTIMPVEPRHEKSKSDRDDGTKVLVRGVPVSPSIAPMVEEIFAEHGDITANCLFKDQAFRGYLVEGLVTVMQLMQEYPARKLTHDDFRFMYRKLEDLERVKVNVGWLREQIEALGPFLNVVEYRRKWETMVAEVEKMRAKLSEQEAKLALAQKHILALHEGALAQKHTDKEEGETQGTIAQKHTVKEEVETQGTNAQKHTDKEEVETQETNAQKHTDKEEIETQGTKNLKKEDEPDDEGLWQNLGTLLHAFGFGSLFYLLFLSK